The sequence TTCAGCATAATGATTTCAACAGTTAAAATGAATTGAATAGCTActatagttgtgtgtgtgtgcgcgtgtataccaggggtcggcaacgtttggcacgcggctcgccagggtaagcaccctggcgggccgggccagtttatttacctgctgacgcggcgcgggcgagggatgtgctggccgcggtttctcaccgcccccattggcccgggatggcgaaccgcagcgagtgggggccgcaatcggccgaacctgctgcgtcagcaggtaaataaacttgcctggcctgccagggtgcttaccctggcgagccgtgtgccaaatgttgccgacccctgtgtacacaattaaaaaaaagaaaatccaatacCTTGTTATTTTGGacagccagcctgtctccagccaggccTGGTTTAGCCAAGTATTACTGTACCAGAAATTCAgtagacaaataaaatgtgaatttgtataattcatgtttatgaaaatcaatattttagtgGCATTCCAGTACCTTCCGATTTTGGACTACACCACTGTCTCTAGccgagtggttagggcacccaactGGGAGACCCGGGGTCTAaactctgctccaatgactatttaagtgttCCCAAGTAGAGATAGATACCGAATTCCCTTTGGGGGTagggcttaggccacacccctctcctcagcatttcctattggctggtttaggcagctccccactcttagcttcatagatttcaaggccagaagggacctctgtgatcatctagtcagatcccctgcatgacacaggccagagaactgcccccagatcattcctagagcaggtctttgaagaaaaacatcccatcgtgattcaaaaatggtcagtgatggagaatctatcaccaccctgggtaaattgttccaatgattaattactctcactgtgatgtgtatgccttatttccaatctgaatgtctaccttcaacttccagccactggatcatgttagacctttctctgctagactgaaaagccaattactaaatatttgttccccagggaaATACCTATGgacagtaatcaagtcatccctcaaccttctctttgttaagctgaatagatcaagcttcttgagtctctcactgtgtagggtgaccagattttatagggacagtcctgattttagggacgttttcttatataggctcctaataccccgcaacccccgtcctgatttttcacacttgctgtctggtcaccctgtcactataagacatggtttctaatcctttaatcattctcacgactcttctctgaaccctctgcaatttatcaacaatcttcttgcattgtgggcactggaacaggacccaggatcccagcagtgggtcacaccagtgccagatactccCACTCGAGATTCTTCTGTTTATTTATCCCAGGATCAcatgagctcttttggccacagcgccacactgggagctcctgttcagctgattatccaccaggactcccaggtccttttcagagtctctgcttcccaggagagaattCCCCGtcctgttcctagatgtattcatttacaaTGAGCCATAgtaaaacacatactgtttgattgccccccagtttaccaagcgattcagatcgctctgtatcagtgacttgtcctcttcattatttaccactcacccaattcttgtgtcatctgcaaattttatcagtgatgattttatgttttcttccaggtcattgataaaaatgttaaatcgtGTAGGGCCAAGACCCGATCCCTGCGGGGaccacactggaaacacaccagtgcaatgctgattcccagtttacaattacattttgagacctgtcagccagTTTATAACCAATTCATGTGTGCCACGTTACTTTTGTATCCTTCTAGGATTCCGATCAAACTGGAGTGTGGCGCCAACTCAagcgccttacagaagtctacatACATTATGCCAATGCTATTTCCTTTCtctaccaaacttgtaatctcatcaaaaaacagATCGCAATTCTCTTGGCCggaaatattttccatacacccatgttgatttgcattaattaaattatcttctttaattctttattaatttaatcttgtaccagccgctccattatcttgcctgggatcgatgtcaggctgacaggcctgaaATTACCCAGGCCATCCCGTTTACCCTCTTTAACAATTGGCCCAACTGACTCTCCCTCTGGAGCGTATATGGAGCCTGGGCacttaactcagggctgtgagtccactgggcagcagggcacatgAAGCTAGGCATGGCAACGCTGAGCCGAAGTCCCTTCTGTGGTTCTAGCCAAGATCACACAGGCTAGGAATTGAATCCAGCATCCCAGGCCttagcccccagcccacccctcctcTCTAGGTGCCTCGGGGGAGCGTGGAAAGGGCGAAGGCCCTGCAGTGACATCTGTCTCCTGTTCTTGGCTGCAGGCCACCAGAGCCCTGTACGAGATCTTCAAGGAGCAGGCCTGCAGACAGCAGGTGAAGGAGCTCTTCCCTCAGCTCTCCATCGCCCTGCTATTCCAGATCACATATACGGTGGAGCTGTCCATGCATAACGAGAGGGTGAATAACCAGGGGGACACGCCTGCATCCTTCAGCCCTGTCAGGTACCACCAGCCCGACATCCCGCCTTGGTTCTGAACTGTCGCCCGCAGGCACAcggcagagcctggcctgggctCGCTCAGTAACAAGAGGCTCGCTCTGCATGCAGGTATGCGGTGGATGCCATGCAAGCCTTGCTCCAATGTGCTGGCTACAGGGACCAGACCACGTTCATCCACAAGCAGGGTGGCTGGGGCATGCTCGTGAACGCCGACATGCACCACGAAGGCGTCTTGGTGCTTGCCCGGTGAGTGTCttgtccctggggctgctgcccagaactGACCGCAGTAGCATCTCCCGTCCCTGGGCCCAGGACACGGCCACATCGCCTTCCCCGCTGGGTGAGACGCGGCTCCCAATCGCCTGCGTGGAAGAGGCCACAGCCTCTGTGCCGTTGGCCGAGGGGTCAGTCGGCTACTTCTCCACCCTGCGCTGCCTGGCGTAAACCGCTTCCTGCGTGGCTCTGGCAGGCGTGGCTGGGCAAAGACAGCCTCCGTCATGTCTGTCTGCAGCGTTGGTGTAGCCCTGTCAGGCCCagcacatgagagagacaaggcgggggagggaatgtctttggctggcccagcatctgtgtgtgagagagagacgctaACACAGAAAGCTCTAACACTTGTCTTAGACCAATCTAAGATATTCCCTAACCCACCTTCTGTCTCTCATCACCCAATATCTGGGCACATGAGAAAGGCCACCGAGCCCACCGACGCCCTTCTTTATCTGCAGTTCTCTTGCAGCctatcacggagtccccgggcaatgctctggaactgctccccacaaagccagtcaggactttggggagcctcctctccctcggagcagactgtcttcagggcaagaagctcacacggcttcaccttcctgggtctctccttggagcattcagcatatgcccctccgtgcgcttcccacagcgagtccccccaggtggggtcctgaggaagccagaggatcctgcacgcacccccacttcgcagtcagacgtgactcttagccagccagtaaaacagaggtttattcgatgacaggaacacagtctaaaacagagcttgtaggtacagcaaacgggacccctcagccgggtccattctggggcccagcgaggcagacaaCTCCGTCCGcactcacttcccgtccccagccagctcccaactgaaacccccctccagcccctcctttctggcctttgtctctttcctgggccaggaggtcacctgatctttgttcacctttagctatccccttgcaaggggggaagggccctggccatttgttgctaggagacagattgtcagccatttatgcacactggagacttaagaaatgcataggggaaactgaggcaaccacacagtattcagaggagacATTAAGAACGTCCCTCCCACTTGGTCACACAGCCCAGCGCTGCGTGCTCGGAGCTGGCCTCGTGGAAGGGCTCCCTGTAGAGTGATTAAGGGTCTGGGTCTCTAGCAGTTAGGCTGCTGGGCATTTTAAGCCAGCAGGAACTAGTCCATGCCAGCTGCACGTGACTAGTCACCCGGGATCCCCTGTCCTGTGGCACTGGTCTGGTTAGATTTGTAAATGGAGAACCAGTCCTTGCCCACCTCAATGATGTGGTGTTTGTGTTTCCCATGCCAGGGCCATGGTTTCGGTCAGTTTCCAGGAGCGTTGCTGGATTTTCCAGGAGCTGATGGCCATCCTCAACTGCAGGGATGATAGGCGGTACATCCCGGCCATGGCGTTCTTCATTCAGGTGAGCCTCACTGGCGGGTGAGGGTCGTGAGAACAGCCCTAGCCCAGCGGTGACTGTGGCATGGGACTGACCTAtggccaggggcggcaggtttgtagaaattttggtggtgaccagcagagcccgcccctccaaactgcctcccacctgtctaagtctctgggagggagtttgggcggggggaggaggtctggggtacaggcactgggctggggtaggggattggggtgcaggaggggtgagaggttgggccctgggagggagtttgggtgggggaaggggcctgcggtgcaggctctgggatggagtttgggtgctgggtgcaggctccaggctggggcagaaggtgggggtgcaggaaggggtgaggggtgcaggctctgggaggagtttgggggcaggagggggtgtggagggagggggtacaggctctgggagggagtttgggggccggagtggggtgtgggaaaggggtgggggtgcaggctctgggaggagtttgggggcaggagggggtgtggagggagggagtaCAGGttctgggaggagtttgggggccggagtggggtgtgggaaaggggtgggggtgcaggctctgggaggagttgggagggtgcggcgcttacctggggctcctaggcagggcgggcctgggggcctccgtgtgctgctacccccaggcactgcccgcgCAGCTTCCTACTGGCTGcaggggcgcttggggtgggtgtgacgcagtagggagcggggtggattgacctgggtatgtcggttagttttactggactgtctgcatgggggatgggagagcaggggatgactttaggtgagggacaGTACCTGAGCCtgttaacctgagccaggaaggggggtggggcaagttgacacctttgccctggaaactggacaaagggagagggggagagaaggaggaggagagagcctgcaggaggggttttggtttcagttttgggctgggtgggaagaggcagggaaccccaagtctggggtctaagatccttgccccccagagggacctggctaaaggggtcctggttgtacttacaagccctgcttgggactgtgttcctgtcatctaataaaccttctgttttactggctggtgagagtcacggtgaatcacaggaagtggggggtgcggggccctgactcccccacactccgtgacagtgggacacagacccaccccactcaggggccgcagggaggggccggcagccatgtggagcaagcaggcaggaagccgctcagctccgctgcactgcgggtggtgagtgggggccccGGGCTCTTTTAAATGGCCCGGGAGACGTGGGGGCAGAAGGCGGGGCCGaggcccatggtgcccaggcaccgagggcccatagaactcgccgCCCATGCCTATGGCCAGGAGAGGAGTAggtggctctgggggtgggtgggtgaccaggggcagggaaagctcCTAAAGCCCTATGGGTGGAGTCACTGACTCTGGACATTGTTACCGGCCCCAGCTGGTGTTGCGGGGCTGGAGCAAAGCCCAGGGTCGGGTGTCTCTTGTTCCCCAAGGCTCAGCTCCATAGAATGGTCCCTTGTGTGACCTCGGCCCTGAAGCCCCCTCTGACGTCCGTATGCCATGCGCAGGCCGGGCCCATCCACGGCCAATTCACCTGCCCCCCGTAGACCGGGCGGCCCTTTGGAACAcaaggctgcagccccctccctccctgctccgcaTGCAGCTGAGCCTTAGTGAGGGAGCAGGGTAGGCCTTGATCTCGGCTGGAGCCTCGAGGGCCCGTTGCGCTAGCAGCGTTTCAGTGGGGCACACACAGTGACCAATCGCGGTGCCCGGTGTACAGCGCATGCTGTGCCCGTGGCAGGTGGAGCTAAGGGCCCCTTGGCAGAGATGAGTCGTGAGGGTCCAGCCCCGTTCTCTAGCTTGTTTCGCTGTTGATGTGTTAGCTCCTCcagtgccctgaccttggcaataagcaggaagacgCCATCCTGGACCACTTGAGTGGGCAGCTGAGAGACCCCAACACTGTGGTGCGCTGGCTGGCGCTCAAAGGCCTCCTGAACCTGTCCCTGTGCCCAGAGAaggtgagaggggaggagggctgggggataaACCCAGAaccgcagggagctgctgcagggctggggtcattGAAACCTTCCATGGGGACATGGCCCTGGCCTCgagtcaggagccctggcttctattcctggctctgtcactgacctgcttggtgaccttgggcaagtctccaaGCCTGGCTCCTGCGGGGTGTGTCTCTGGGTGTGTGCAGTACCTGGCACTGCCGGGCCTGATTGTGTCTGGGGTCTCTGTGATCCAAAGAACCCTAGCACTAGattagcagcagagctgtggactcTAGACCCCAGGGAATGCTGGTGACACCAGTGATCAGGGATGCCCAGACAGAGCCATTTCGCTTCAATTAGGAACCATTTTTTCCTACAAATCCCCTTTTAAAGCCTCATAGGTTTTAACTGTTGATGTCACAGCTCTGTCCCGCAGCACTTGCTCCTCTGAAGAGCTCTACAGGGGCCTTTTGCTGCTAAGATCTCATAACAAGTTTGATACACACAGTATAGTGAAGGCAGAGAAAACCCTTGGGGCTTTAATACACAGATCTGGCAGCCTGGTAAAGAGGAGACAATCTGAAGGCAACTCTCACTAATGATAATTTACTTACCTTGAGAATAGCGGGTCAGTCCGGTTTATTAAACCCGGACTACGATTCTATCAGACATGGAGAGGGCGTGACTATAATTCTTTGTCATACACCATTCCCATCGTTCCATGCGCCTCAGCCTGGTTTTCACTTGCTTGTGGTTCATTTTTTCTTCCGGAACCGGTTAGCCTgtatttgacacatttttttccctgatgccggttgagattttcatagattcatagattctaggactggaagagacctcgagaggtcatcgagtccagttccctgccctcatggcaggaccaaatattgcctagaccatccttgatagacagttatctaacctactcttaaatacctccagagatggagattccacaacctccctaggcaatttattccagtgtttaaccaccctaacagttaggaattttttcctaatgtccaacctaaacctcccttgctgcagtttaagcccattgcttcttgttctatccttagagactaaggtgaacaagttttctccctcctccttatgacacccttttagatacctgaaaactgctatcatgtcccctctcagtcttctctttttcaaactaaacaaacacaattctttcagccttccttcataggtcatgttctcaagctcttctctggaccctctccaaaaatgttttgtggggCTGTCTTTGAAAGGTtcaaaaaccaaatacagaaatgatTGAATCTGGCTTTTAGTAACAGACCAACCCTAGAACTCGTGTGCAAAATTGGCTCCCTCCTCTAGGCTGGGCTGTAAGGACAGGGACTCGGGAGAACCCAGGTTcggttcctggctcttccagactccctgggtgaccatgggcgagtcacgtagcctctctgtgcctgagttccatgtctgtacaatggggatagaaATCCTTCCTTTGTGTGCCTAGCCTGTAAGCTCTAGGGCAGGGGACGTCTCTTACTGTGCCTGGAAATCCCCCAGCACAAGCCCTGATTGCAGATAGGCCCTCGAGGTGCTATTTGAACCCCTATAACAATAATAgacttgatttatttggggtcaaTGTGTTGTGCAGAGAACTTTCCACAGATGATACCCGCTAATAAATACCATCCCCTGAGATCTGGGGTACAAGGAAGCAGATGCTTATGTTTCAggtagccggccctgctgcccgtGATCCTAGCTGGCTGTGCAAAGGCTTTGAGGTTCTAACATGTCACCTggaggcaggggcgctggaagactttttatagtggaggtgctgcacCCCACCttacccctgcccacaccccctgccacccctagagctgggctcaggagcagggccatggctccaggagccgggggcgggggaggtggatGGAGCAAGGGaaccgaggctggggccacagatgggggttggcgcagggctgacagctgggaccctgtgagcggggccaggagcagagccccgtgtaaaacctgggagtgctgcagcacccccttagTTCCCATGCCTCTGTCTGCAGGGGAGGTGGATGTTGTTTTGGAAATGGCTTGTGGGTCACTGGAGGGTGTTTTGTAAAGCAGCTCCTCATTTCACGCAGGTGGGGAAACTCCAGCGTCTGCTGCCAGAGGTCCTGGAGCAACTACAGGAGGTAGACAGGGACATCATCGCCGAGGCCATCACCGTGCTGAAAAACATCCTTGCCGGCATGGACAGGCAGAGCGCCAGCCGCGCGGCTGTGCAAGTGGCTGAGAAACTCCTGCCTTTCATTGATGATGTAAGGCCTGGTGGCCCATGGGAGACCGTTCAAACTGCGGACCTGTGAATGGGGACTGGCGGGTGGGCTAGCAGGGCCTGTGTATGGTCCTAGCCAGAAAAAGGATTGTTGTAAATGACGTGAGCCCATTCCCACCTTCCTCTGCTACCTCACTCTCCATCAGAGCGTATGGCAGAAAGGATGGGAACCCTTGTGTCCTGCAGGCCTGCTGACAAGgatcagggcagcctggggacaaGGCTCCCCTTGTGGAAGGACATGCATTCCTGAGTCTGCATGCAGTGAGGGGGCCTCTGCAGCACAGGGTGCTGCAATGCTCTTGCTGGCTTCCAGGGTGACAAGTGATGGTACCCTGGTGaaaatcctgcccctcctctccctggccaggaatcccacagctggcctgggagctCCATAAGGAAACGGCTCCGTTTGTAGGTTCTGCAGCTaccaccctttcctctcccctttgttctcatgGCAGCGCAGCGTCAAAGGAGGGCCTAGTTCTCCCCAGGTCTTTCATAACCACAAACTAGCCCCCGCCGGCACGTTCACCAGACTGATGTCCAGTCCCCCACTGGATGATGAGATCCAGCAagtgggcaggagaaaggggcccATCCATTACTGCCTTCTAGGGGTAACCCCCAGTGGGGGCTCCTGGAGCgtccacccacctccccagcttTCACAACACTAAATACTACCCTCAGCCCTGCCGAACTCTGCTGGGACCCTGCCGCTCTTTATTTAGTAGTGGCACAGGCCCGGCTCAAGCTGTTCCCAGGGTCTCCTGGACCCCAGCTGCAGGATCTCGCCCTGGGGCGAGCCCTTTAAACCAAACCTCTCTCGGGCCCGAGGGGAACAGAACAGGTTCTTTATGGGGGGGGTGTTAAATCCAAATAGCGTTAATGAACACAACGCCCATCACCAGGGAAAGGCAAATAGGCCTCAACAACTGGAGGGAAGACCAGCGAGGTGCCAATTCAACATCTGCCTATGCCCATTGCAGTGCAGCTCTGATGCCCCCAGACCGCTCCCATAAGTTTTGTGCAGAGCCTGCCCGGCTGCTCTGAGCTGACaccgggggcaggagcagctggctaGTAAGATTAACATGGGATGGAGTCTAGCAAACAAGCCAGGCTACCTGTGTAATGGCATGTTACCCTGTATGATACTGTTCGACTACTAGGTGATGctctgtaaaataccttatttaaatgaacctcagctGTATCCAGCAGAGCATTAACGGTTCTTATGATGAACCCATCTGCAGTGCTcaacttgtgccagggcttgccagggcttagccctggcatctctgggcttgctgcatcagttatgattgtaaaaaaattgcttgagccccagcacctctttcattacaaattaagcactgtccatctggTGTGTGTAAACAAGCTCTGTAGGCAgtacatatctggtacagaacatgatatggtgtcaggagtaaactaagaacagaaaccaaaggaaaacagcaacacaggTTGCAGACGGAAGGAACAGCAACGAAGTTTGCAGGACCTCATCAACATGTCCCACTCTGATTCCCCAGAGAACGTCACCTTTCATAacccttcacaatggacagactggaaacaatGTTTGGCACGATTTTGCATTGCAAACAAGCTGCACAAAGGAACTGGGGATATACAGGTATTGACTTTAATTTAGGCTATGGAGAAGCACGCAGAGCATATCTTTacctcctttgactttactgaagaccatCACAAAGACAACTATGCAAGGGTTGTGGTTAGGATTGATGCACACTTTATAACCAagggaaatgtggtttattaaagagcatgttttcagcaaagaattcaagaaccaggggaaaatgttgaaagttttagaagacctctgcatcccctgggtgaaaactgtgatttggggaatgtaaaacatgaaaatttcagaaacaggctggttattgggttaaaaGATAAAAACCTTTCATAGAGACAAGCCAGGTGAGGTCTAAATgatattccctcacctacctctaatatcctgggactgtcacagctataacaacactgctaaAAACCTTTCACAGTAGCTACCGCCGAAGAGAGATTTAACTCTACCCACAGCTATACAGCTAGCAAGagtcagaattagtcaaacaacaggcaaaagcaaattgaaaaaccTGCAACTAGCTTAAAAGCTACAAACAGACACTTAAGTGTTAAAAGTCTTTCTCATAAAATCCCTGAGGTAAGGAGAGAGAATTCgcaggctaagagggacaaatgccagtctacatgcacaaggtgtggaaaagTCATATCCCAAGGGATGATACATGTCCAGACAGAGGCGCATGCTGTAATAAATgcctgaaatatggacattttgcagctgttcgtTGCACtgaagcagtcagggagttgactcatattgCAGACAATCAAGACCCATtgattctgggatctatcacttgtgatgacatggCGCCCGCCTGGAGAGTGACATTGAATATTCAaagcaagactattgactttaaagttGACTCGAGAGCTGATGTCACACAGCTCTGACCCTCCCTGAAGGGATTTTGAACTGCATGGGCACCGAAccaatttacaaagacaaaagctttgcgtTCCGTGTGTATGagatcaaagaccaacaaccttctcagctgcagtgtagcagccatgatgggcctagtgagaaagatgGAAGAACTTGAGGATCTGATGCTATTGGGCTTTTgaaaggtgatctagtccaaatcAACTTAAGAGGCAATGCTGAACCAGTGAACAACCACTTCTacaagagagagaactgg is a genomic window of Malaclemys terrapin pileata isolate rMalTer1 chromosome 4, rMalTer1.hap1, whole genome shotgun sequence containing:
- the LOC128835702 gene encoding maestro heat-like repeat-containing protein family member 7, producing the protein MHNERVNNQGDTPASFSPVRYAVDAMQALLQCAGYRDQTTFIHKQGGWGMLVNADMHHEGVLVLARAMVSVSFQERCWIFQELMAILNCRDDRRYIPAMAFFIQLLQCPDLGNKQEDAILDHLSGQLRDPNTVVRWLALKGLLNLSLCPEKVGKLQRLLPEVLEQLQEVDRDIIAEAITVLKNILAGMDRQSASRAAVQVAEKLLPFIDDVTSRLRVLSITLFKHLLELVRGLDRRRMKAHVLQSLVPLLLLVHDERPNVSQVCWDTLSSAAEFLKWHQLGGFIQRKDIWQSCDCLLTRYKGRANNFLCQTMAFLENPQTPLRQAAIRFIGLAARQLDQRSQDKLDAICNDLKGLQQDSNSSVQSLASQTIFILEAFKNHPPAHSSLWTCFHRIRTMCTKESPVIEAAQLP